A single uncultured Acetobacterium sp. DNA region contains:
- a CDS encoding EutN/CcmL family microcompartment protein has product MQIGRVVDSIWCTRKEDELKGLKFLKVKILNREKEMENSEIVVATDLIGAGIGELVLITNGSSARRTEGLENAPVDCIIIGIIDAQNEAEEGLNES; this is encoded by the coding sequence ATGCAGATTGGACGCGTTGTCGACAGTATCTGGTGTACCAGAAAAGAAGATGAGTTAAAAGGCTTGAAATTTCTGAAGGTAAAAATCCTAAATCGTGAAAAAGAAATGGAAAATTCTGAAATAGTTGTTGCTACCGATTTAATCGGGGCCGGAATTGGTGAATTGGTCTTGATCACTAATGGCAGCTCGGCTAGGAGAACCGAGGGTTTAGAAAATGCACCGGTGGATTGCATTATTATCGGTATTATCGATGCCCAAAATGAAGCTGAGGAGGGTCTGAATGAATCTTGA
- a CDS encoding BMC domain-containing protein gives MDIEIIKSPSEGVVKMLKSRTVAKDFLGSEAFDTVGLVQGKLIEMIVATDLAEKAADVEVVEIKGVCPQHFTMIAVLGDVASVGEALKIISNQFNERGER, from the coding sequence ATGGACATTGAAATCATTAAATCTCCCTCTGAAGGTGTTGTGAAAATGCTGAAGAGCCGGACGGTCGCAAAAGATTTTCTGGGAAGTGAGGCATTTGATACCGTCGGACTGGTTCAGGGAAAATTAATCGAGATGATTGTGGCGACTGATCTTGCAGAAAAAGCAGCTGATGTGGAGGTTGTTGAGATTAAAGGTGTCTGTCCGCAGCATTTTACCATGATCGCTGTGCTTGGAGATGTTGCCTCAGTCGGTGAAGCTCTGAAAATCATATCAAATCAGTTTAACGAAAGGGGTGAGCGCTAA
- a CDS encoding 4Fe-4S dicluster domain-containing protein: protein MSYKKALELCGVDSLEGKVGIDGGPMMGKLITDFEAPITKTTKAIILLNTDSLLIREKTKTMEQVLKQSRIACIQCQKCTDLCPRDLLGHQVKPHIVMRIANYGLSDFSGMKTALGCSECGACELYACPNGLSPRRVNIMIKQEMAKAGVKIDKNAEIKPPSEMIDYRKIPVKRLIERVGIKEYDVKAPLEKFEQHLEKVVIPLKQHLGAPAIAIVENGMTVSAGTLIGKMENGILSANVHASITGVIKTVTKESITIEAYR, encoded by the coding sequence ATGAGTTATAAAAAAGCGCTGGAACTATGCGGAGTAGATTCATTAGAGGGAAAAGTCGGCATTGATGGCGGGCCGATGATGGGAAAGCTGATAACCGACTTTGAGGCACCCATTACTAAAACAACGAAAGCGATTATTTTATTAAATACCGATTCTTTGCTGATCCGGGAAAAAACAAAAACCATGGAACAAGTGTTAAAACAGTCGCGGATCGCCTGTATCCAATGTCAGAAATGTACGGATTTATGTCCCCGGGATTTACTTGGTCACCAGGTCAAACCTCATATCGTGATGCGGATTGCAAACTATGGATTGTCAGATTTCTCTGGAATGAAAACAGCCCTCGGCTGTTCGGAATGTGGCGCCTGTGAATTATACGCCTGTCCCAATGGTCTATCACCACGAAGAGTCAATATTATGATCAAACAGGAAATGGCAAAAGCAGGTGTCAAGATTGACAAAAATGCTGAAATTAAACCGCCATCTGAGATGATCGATTATCGCAAGATTCCGGTAAAGCGATTGATTGAACGAGTTGGGATAAAAGAATATGATGTCAAAGCGCCACTTGAAAAATTTGAACAGCATTTAGAGAAAGTCGTGATTCCGCTCAAACAACATCTTGGCGCACCGGCAATAGCTATTGTCGAAAATGGAATGACAGTCAGTGCCGGGACACTAATTGGGAAAATGGAGAATGGAATTTTGAGCGCCAATGTTCACGCCAGCATTACCGGCGTAATTAAAACGGTCACTAAAGAATCCATAACAATTGAAGCTTATAGGTAA
- a CDS encoding BMC domain-containing protein produces the protein MINAIGFVELNSIAKGMEVADHMLKTANVQLMLSTATCPGKYITLIYGDVGSVENSIKAGKAMGKEFIIDDLMIANVDEQIFLAMTGSTSIEKIGAIGVIESLAMASLIVAADNCTKASGVQLIELRLGSGIGGKSYVVMTGDVSEVNASMEAGIESIKESGNLVYYAVIPAPHKNFKSILL, from the coding sequence ATGATAAATGCAATTGGTTTTGTAGAACTGAATAGCATCGCAAAAGGAATGGAAGTTGCGGATCATATGTTAAAGACGGCCAATGTTCAATTAATGTTGTCAACCGCAACGTGTCCGGGAAAATATATAACTTTGATCTATGGTGATGTGGGATCGGTGGAAAATTCAATCAAAGCCGGAAAAGCAATGGGTAAGGAGTTTATTATTGACGATTTAATGATCGCCAATGTTGATGAACAAATTTTTTTAGCCATGACTGGATCAACATCGATTGAGAAGATTGGGGCAATCGGTGTAATTGAAAGCCTGGCAATGGCTTCATTGATCGTCGCAGCTGATAATTGTACAAAAGCATCTGGGGTACAGCTGATCGAATTGAGATTAGGCTCTGGTATCGGCGGCAAATCTTATGTCGTGATGACCGGCGATGTTTCAGAAGTCAACGCATCAATGGAAGCCGGGATCGAAAGCATCAAAGAAAGTGGTAACCTGGTGTATTACGCCGTTATTCCGGCGCCGCACAAGAACTTTAAAAGCATTTTATTGTAA
- a CDS encoding trimethylamine methyltransferase family protein has translation MKFMDYFTEAEVTRIHEASLDILQNTGLSVRNEKAREIFKKAGCSVDETTHLVKIPGKLVEDCRKSYVPEYTFTAQDPKFDIVLPDNRPVVITGSSAPNIIDPKTGEDRRATSSDIANIANLINELDGFDVFSISTLAQDAPKGQISVSRFYPALKNCKKPVRSNTPTIKDLEDVLELGAIIAGGKEAYKERPFINHHYCPVVSPLTMDVDSTDAVIYLTEKGLPVYGTIVPNAGMTSPMTMTGTLVLGNAEFLALSTLIQLIRPGAPMIYAVLSTVADLRTGNYAPGAVETGMLQMAHSQMARFYGVPSGGYIGLTNSQINDAQCGYETGINTTGALLAGSDMFNMGGLLGSLMAFDYSKAVIDNEIALMLKRMKRGMEFSEDNLCLDLIHEVGPGGTYLDLKHTQKNMRKMAFYPKVATREMRKKWEASRSTAEERAFEQVNKIFKNSVQKTFPAEIDEKIRNNFPGLVKGDMVW, from the coding sequence CTTTAAAAAAGCAGGGTGCTCGGTAGATGAAACAACCCATTTGGTTAAGATACCAGGAAAATTGGTAGAAGATTGTCGGAAATCCTATGTGCCGGAATACACATTCACCGCTCAGGATCCAAAGTTTGACATTGTCTTGCCAGATAATCGTCCGGTTGTGATTACCGGAAGCTCAGCTCCCAATATCATCGACCCCAAAACCGGCGAAGATCGACGAGCAACCTCATCAGACATCGCCAATATTGCTAACCTTATCAATGAACTGGATGGCTTTGATGTGTTCTCTATTTCGACATTGGCTCAAGATGCGCCAAAAGGTCAAATCAGTGTGTCACGTTTTTACCCGGCTTTGAAAAATTGTAAAAAGCCAGTCCGAAGCAATACTCCAACCATTAAAGATCTGGAAGATGTTCTGGAATTGGGAGCCATCATTGCTGGTGGTAAAGAAGCCTATAAAGAAAGACCATTTATTAATCATCATTATTGTCCGGTGGTTTCACCACTGACGATGGACGTGGATTCCACCGATGCCGTCATTTATCTAACCGAAAAAGGCTTGCCAGTTTATGGAACCATCGTGCCTAATGCCGGGATGACATCACCAATGACGATGACTGGTACCTTAGTGTTAGGTAATGCCGAATTCCTAGCCCTGTCTACATTAATTCAACTGATCCGTCCAGGCGCTCCGATGATTTATGCTGTTTTATCAACTGTCGCAGACTTGCGAACCGGAAACTACGCCCCAGGTGCCGTTGAAACCGGAATGCTGCAAATGGCTCATTCACAAATGGCCAGATTCTATGGCGTGCCTTCGGGTGGATACATTGGTTTAACCAATTCACAGATTAATGACGCTCAGTGCGGTTATGAAACAGGAATTAATACCACTGGTGCTCTTTTAGCCGGATCTGATATGTTTAATATGGGTGGTTTATTGGGTAGCCTGATGGCCTTTGACTATTCCAAAGCAGTTATTGACAATGAAATTGCCTTAATGCTTAAACGGATGAAACGCGGAATGGAATTCAGCGAAGACAATCTCTGTCTGGATCTTATCCATGAAGTTGGACCGGGGGGAACCTATCTGGATCTTAAACATACCCAGAAAAACATGCGTAAAATGGCCTTCTATCCTAAAGTCGCTACTCGTGAAATGCGTAAAAAATGGGAAGCAAGCAGATCAACCGCCGAAGAAAGAGCTTTTGAACAAGTTAATAAGATCTTTAAAAACTCAGTTCAAAAAACATTCCCGGCAGAAATTGATGAAAAAATCAGAAATAACTTCCCTGGCCTTGTAAAAGGCGACATGGTTTGGTAG
- a CDS encoding corrinoid protein, with protein sequence MSTQAIYDAIMEFEDDDVVEAVKEAIEAGVDPQIILNEGLIGAMDEVGRLFSIGDLYVPEMLMAANAMKAGMQVIKPYLKGDEGGRGLVVIGTVEGDLHDIGKNLVSMMMESVGFEVVDLGIDVPADKFIETAKTNNAGIICLSALLTTTMTTMGETVAAIKKSGLGVKTMVGGAPVTEEFAKEIGADGFAEDAGEAVVFARNLMAS encoded by the coding sequence ATGAGTACACAAGCAATTTATGATGCAATTATGGAATTTGAAGATGATGATGTTGTTGAAGCGGTAAAAGAAGCCATTGAAGCCGGTGTTGATCCTCAAATCATTCTGAATGAAGGTCTTATCGGAGCTATGGATGAAGTCGGTCGACTTTTTTCCATCGGCGATCTGTATGTGCCGGAAATGCTGATGGCAGCAAATGCCATGAAAGCCGGCATGCAAGTTATTAAACCCTATCTTAAAGGTGATGAGGGCGGACGAGGTCTCGTTGTTATCGGTACCGTCGAAGGCGATCTTCACGATATCGGCAAAAATCTTGTTTCCATGATGATGGAAAGTGTTGGCTTTGAGGTCGTTGATCTTGGCATCGATGTGCCCGCAGATAAATTTATTGAAACAGCCAAAACAAACAATGCCGGTATTATTTGTTTATCAGCTTTGTTAACAACCACCATGACCACTATGGGAGAAACCGTTGCTGCTATCAAGAAGTCAGGCTTAGGCGTAAAAACCATGGTCGGCGGCGCACCAGTAACAGAAGAATTTGCTAAAGAAATTGGAGCCGATGGTTTTGCAGAAGACGCAGGTGAAGCTGTTGTATTTGCAAGAAATCTGATGGCTTCATAA
- a CDS encoding dihydropteroate synthase produces MIIVGELINASRKSVGEAIKQGDSDFIKKLAIDQTEAGATYIDVNAGIFVGKEGEYMEWLIKNIKEVTKLPISIDSPDPTVIERGIKLNGDDAMINSISLEQKRLDTILPLIAGTDLKIVALCMDDEKMPETKEDRLKIADILINKLVQKGVKIENIYVDPLVQPISTDITYGKGFIDTVEAIMEKYQGIHTICGLSNISFGLPERKFLNRNFAVMAISKGLDSLLIDPLDKKMMSNICAAETLIGRDNFNVQYLKAFRKKKLEV; encoded by the coding sequence ATGATCATTGTAGGAGAATTAATTAACGCCAGCCGAAAATCGGTTGGCGAGGCCATCAAGCAAGGTGATAGCGATTTTATTAAAAAGCTGGCCATCGACCAAACCGAAGCCGGAGCTACCTATATTGATGTCAATGCAGGTATTTTTGTGGGCAAAGAAGGGGAATACATGGAGTGGCTGATCAAAAATATCAAAGAAGTCACAAAGCTACCCATTTCCATTGATAGTCCCGATCCCACCGTCATTGAACGGGGAATTAAACTCAATGGGGATGATGCCATGATTAATTCCATTTCCCTGGAACAGAAACGGCTGGACACCATCTTACCTCTCATTGCTGGTACTGATTTAAAAATTGTTGCATTGTGTATGGATGACGAAAAAATGCCGGAAACCAAGGAAGATCGCTTAAAAATAGCCGATATTTTAATTAATAAGCTGGTTCAAAAGGGCGTGAAGATCGAAAATATTTATGTCGATCCGTTAGTTCAACCGATCTCAACCGACATCACCTATGGAAAAGGTTTTATTGATACAGTCGAAGCCATTATGGAAAAATATCAAGGCATTCATACCATTTGTGGTTTATCGAATATTTCCTTTGGATTGCCGGAACGGAAATTTTTAAATCGAAATTTTGCCGTGATGGCCATTTCAAAAGGTCTGGATTCACTTTTAATTGACCCGCTGGATAAAAAAATGATGTCCAATATTTGTGCTGCTGAGACTTTAATTGGTCGGGATAATTTTAATGTTCAATATTTAAAAGCGTTCCGCAAGAAAAAACTAGAAGTTTAA